A single region of the Leisingera thetidis genome encodes:
- a CDS encoding PAS domain-containing protein, with translation MTSVSLEDDWSLRSDGALAEFIRHSRLPLCITDPNSPDNPIVFANPAFSELTGYPPDEVTGRNCRFLQGRETTPGSIAAVRQLLDDQTVGTVEIVNYRKDGSMFLNALQIGPVLDQTGRVKYFFGSQLDITAQRAAERQARALADRELRHRLGNIVNVMSVIIRMTAQEETGNAALGRILTGRLEALGKAHIDTIVQPERSAPGVRALAQRLLAVYAPMGERQFALSGPELDLPEHLISPLTLVLHELATNAVKYGAFSCAGGTVGLSWSAEGASLQVRWQEAGGPEVSLPRRQNGSAIIRKLVAASGGSLEFDWQATGLVVTASFTL, from the coding sequence ATGACTTCTGTATCCCTTGAAGATGATTGGAGCCTCCGCTCCGACGGCGCACTGGCGGAATTCATCCGCCATTCGCGGCTGCCGTTGTGCATCACCGATCCCAACAGTCCGGACAATCCGATTGTCTTTGCAAACCCCGCCTTCAGCGAGCTGACGGGATACCCGCCGGACGAGGTGACGGGGCGCAACTGCCGTTTTCTGCAGGGCCGCGAGACCACTCCCGGAAGCATCGCCGCAGTCCGGCAGCTGCTGGACGATCAGACGGTCGGCACGGTGGAAATCGTGAATTACCGCAAGGACGGTTCGATGTTTCTGAACGCCTTGCAGATCGGCCCGGTGCTGGACCAGACCGGCCGGGTGAAATATTTCTTCGGCTCGCAGCTGGACATCACCGCGCAGCGCGCCGCCGAGCGGCAGGCCCGGGCGCTGGCCGACCGCGAACTGCGCCACCGGCTCGGCAATATCGTCAACGTGATGTCGGTGATCATCCGGATGACCGCCCAGGAAGAGACCGGAAACGCCGCCCTGGGCCGGATCCTGACCGGCCGCCTGGAGGCGCTGGGCAAGGCGCATATCGACACCATCGTGCAGCCCGAGCGCAGCGCGCCCGGAGTGCGGGCGCTGGCGCAGCGGCTGCTGGCCGTCTATGCGCCGATGGGCGAGCGGCAGTTTGCATTGTCCGGCCCCGAGCTGGATTTGCCGGAGCACCTGATCTCGCCCCTGACGCTGGTGCTGCATGAGCTGGCCACCAATGCGGTGAAATACGGCGCGTTCAGCTGCGCGGGCGGCACAGTTGGCCTGTCCTGGTCTGCAGAAGGGGCATCCCTGCAAGTGCGCTGGCAGGAGGCCGGCGGCCCGGAAGTGTCGCTGCCGCGCCGCCAGAACGGCTCAGCCATCATCCGCAAGCTGGTGGCGGCCTCGGGCGGCTCGCTGGAATTCGACTGGCAGGCCACCGGTCTTGTGGTCACTGCCTCCTTCACGCTCTGA
- the ggt gene encoding gamma-glutamyltransferase, with translation MRHLILAFIACAGSAAAQQAADAVAPEAAAAGTIEALSPAAAAAIEAKAAGQVVEAENWMVAAANPHAAEAGADVLRAGGTAADAMVAVQTVLGLVEPQSSGLGGGAFLVWYDAKTGQLTTLDGRETAPLAATPTLFQDEAGAPITFFDAVVGGRSVGTPGTPALLEAAHRRWGRANWPSLFEPAIRLAEDGFAVSPRLAALVGGDAERLARFPATAAYFLPDGDPVREGATLLNPDYAATLQALAEEGAAAFYAGPVAAGIVRTVAEAAGNPGVLSAADLALYRVKERPAVCVAYRDFEACGMGPPSSGALTVGQILGMLDSYDLAALGPDSAEAWRLIGDASRLAFADRGRYMADSDYVPVPVHGLVAADYLAARAELLQGDDALPEAAPGAPEFDHALLLADDESIELPSTSHISIVDSYGNVLSMTTTIENAFGSRLMSGGFLLNNELTDFSFRTHSDGVPVANRLEPGKRPRSSMAPTILLREGKPVLAIGSPGGSRIIGYVAKSIIAWADWGLNLQEALALPHLVNRFGTYDLEAGTGAEAQEQALTDMGYEVNIRDLTSGLHAIEIGEKLKGAADPRREGIALGG, from the coding sequence ATGAGGCATCTGATTCTGGCCTTCATCGCCTGCGCGGGCAGCGCTGCCGCGCAGCAGGCCGCCGACGCCGTTGCGCCCGAGGCGGCCGCAGCCGGAACCATCGAGGCGCTTTCCCCCGCAGCCGCCGCCGCGATCGAGGCCAAGGCGGCAGGCCAGGTTGTGGAAGCGGAGAACTGGATGGTCGCCGCGGCCAATCCGCATGCGGCGGAGGCCGGGGCGGACGTGTTGCGCGCGGGCGGCACCGCGGCGGATGCGATGGTGGCGGTGCAGACCGTGCTGGGGCTGGTGGAGCCGCAGTCCTCGGGGCTGGGCGGCGGCGCGTTCCTGGTCTGGTATGACGCAAAAACCGGGCAGCTGACGACTTTGGACGGCCGCGAGACCGCGCCGCTGGCGGCAACGCCCACCCTGTTCCAGGATGAGGCCGGCGCGCCGATTACGTTCTTCGACGCGGTGGTCGGCGGCCGTTCGGTCGGCACGCCGGGCACCCCTGCGCTCTTGGAAGCGGCCCACCGCCGCTGGGGCCGCGCCAACTGGCCGTCGCTGTTCGAACCGGCCATCCGGCTGGCAGAGGACGGTTTTGCGGTGTCGCCGCGGCTGGCCGCGCTGGTGGGGGGCGACGCCGAACGGCTGGCGCGGTTCCCCGCCACAGCCGCCTATTTCCTGCCGGATGGCGATCCGGTCAGGGAGGGGGCGACGCTGCTGAACCCGGACTATGCCGCAACCTTGCAGGCGCTGGCAGAGGAGGGGGCCGCGGCGTTCTATGCCGGTCCCGTTGCCGCCGGCATCGTCCGCACGGTTGCCGAGGCCGCCGGCAATCCGGGCGTGCTGTCGGCCGCCGATCTGGCGCTCTACCGGGTCAAGGAACGCCCGGCGGTCTGCGTCGCCTACCGCGATTTCGAGGCCTGCGGGATGGGGCCGCCGTCCTCCGGGGCGCTGACCGTGGGGCAGATCCTGGGGATGCTGGACAGCTATGACCTGGCGGCGCTGGGACCGGACAGCGCCGAGGCCTGGCGGCTGATCGGCGATGCCTCGCGCCTCGCCTTTGCCGACCGGGGGCGCTACATGGCCGACAGCGACTATGTGCCGGTGCCCGTGCACGGGCTGGTGGCGGCGGATTACCTGGCCGCGCGCGCAGAGCTGCTGCAGGGCGATGACGCGCTGCCCGAGGCGGCGCCGGGCGCGCCCGAGTTCGATCATGCGCTGCTGCTGGCGGATGACGAGTCGATCGAGCTGCCCTCGACCTCGCATATCTCCATCGTGGACAGCTACGGCAATGTGCTGTCGATGACCACGACGATCGAAAACGCCTTTGGCTCGCGGCTGATGTCGGGCGGTTTCCTGCTGAACAACGAGCTGACCGATTTCTCCTTCCGCACCCATTCCGACGGGGTGCCGGTCGCCAACCGGCTGGAGCCGGGCAAGCGGCCGCGCTCCTCGATGGCGCCCACGATCCTGCTGCGCGAGGGCAAGCCGGTGCTGGCCATCGGCTCGCCCGGCGGCAGCCGGATCATCGGCTATGTGGCGAAATCCATCATCGCCTGGGCCGACTGGGGGCTGAATTTGCAAGAGGCGCTGGCGCTGCCGCATCTGGTCAACCGCTTCGGCACCTATGACCTGGAGGCCGGCACCGGTGCCGAAGCGCAGGAACAGGCGCTGACGGACATGGGCTATGAGGTCAACATCCGCGACCTGACCTCGGGCCTGCACGCGATCGAGATCGGCGAAAAGCTGAAAGGTGCCGCAGACCCGCGGCGGGAGGGCATCGCCCTGGGCGGATAA
- a CDS encoding class I SAM-dependent DNA methyltransferase: MSDDWNDYADGWDGNSDVRHYANRAFAALDEDAGISGGGWQARRVLDFGCGTGLLSEKLAPHVKEVVAVDTSERMIAVLQDKALPNVRALHADILDGSAGGAGTGLSGFDLICASSVCSFLPDYGGAVAVLAGLLNRGGMFVQWDWLASGEDASGLTLQRVRDALGAAGLGSVRVEQAFEMGSGGQVMPVLTGVGFRAAE, translated from the coding sequence ATGAGCGATGATTGGAACGACTACGCCGACGGTTGGGACGGCAACAGCGATGTCCGGCATTATGCCAACCGCGCTTTTGCCGCGCTGGACGAAGACGCGGGCATCTCCGGCGGCGGCTGGCAGGCCAGGCGGGTGCTCGATTTCGGCTGCGGCACCGGGCTCTTGAGCGAAAAGCTCGCGCCGCATGTGAAGGAGGTGGTGGCCGTTGACACTTCGGAGCGGATGATCGCGGTGCTGCAGGACAAGGCGCTGCCCAACGTGAGGGCGCTGCACGCGGATATTCTGGACGGCAGCGCAGGCGGGGCCGGCACCGGGCTCAGCGGCTTTGACCTGATCTGCGCCTCCTCGGTTTGCAGTTTCCTGCCGGACTACGGCGGTGCCGTGGCGGTGCTGGCGGGGCTTTTGAACCGCGGCGGGATGTTTGTGCAATGGGACTGGCTTGCCTCCGGTGAAGATGCCTCCGGATTGACTTTGCAGCGGGTGCGGGACGCGCTTGGCGCGGCTGGCCTCGGCTCTGTCCGGGTGGAGCAAGCGTTTGAGATGGGCAGCGGCGGCCAGGTCATGCCGGTGCTGACGGGAGTGGGTTTCCGCGCTGCGGAGTGA
- a CDS encoding LysR family transcriptional regulator, which translates to MLAMQINAFATFLAIEAAGSFHGAARQLNITQTAVSARIKALEEALGASLFERGPGGTRLSAAGRQFLPYAEQMMRTWEFVSGDLRASLAGRVSLRLGAQLSVWDPLLVDVAVWLERAQGTVPFTLNYDHGLNMAEAVARRLLDLAIVNEVPAGTRLGVEDLQPEPLLLVADQPLRLGRDALPLFINLEFGSEYAAQLQQVLPQRSRQHIVLGNAPMGLRYLMRRGGMGYFPAYMAAEALAAGQIHAVESAPVIRLSCKALYLPDNPALEQIRQVLQGLREVRAAGQEQSSGAGL; encoded by the coding sequence ATGCTTGCTATGCAGATCAACGCCTTTGCGACATTCCTGGCCATCGAGGCTGCGGGCAGCTTCCACGGCGCGGCGCGGCAGCTGAACATCACCCAGACGGCCGTCAGCGCCCGGATCAAGGCGCTGGAGGAGGCCCTGGGCGCCAGCCTGTTTGAGCGCGGTCCGGGCGGCACGCGGCTGAGCGCGGCGGGGCGGCAGTTCCTGCCCTATGCCGAGCAGATGATGCGCACCTGGGAGTTTGTGTCGGGCGATTTGCGCGCCAGCCTGGCGGGGCGTGTCTCGCTGCGGCTGGGGGCGCAGCTGTCGGTCTGGGATCCGCTGCTGGTGGATGTGGCGGTCTGGCTGGAGCGGGCGCAGGGAACGGTGCCGTTCACGCTGAACTATGATCACGGGCTGAACATGGCCGAGGCGGTGGCGCGGCGGCTGCTGGACCTGGCGATCGTCAACGAGGTTCCCGCAGGCACACGGCTGGGCGTCGAGGATTTGCAGCCGGAGCCGCTGCTGCTGGTGGCGGACCAGCCGCTGCGGCTGGGACGGGACGCGCTGCCGCTGTTCATCAACCTGGAATTCGGCAGTGAATATGCGGCGCAGCTGCAGCAGGTGCTGCCGCAGCGCAGCCGCCAGCATATCGTGCTGGGCAATGCGCCGATGGGGCTGCGCTACCTGATGCGGCGGGGCGGCATGGGGTATTTTCCGGCCTATATGGCGGCAGAGGCGCTGGCCGCCGGGCAGATCCACGCGGTGGAGAGCGCACCGGTGATCCGCCTCAGCTGCAAGGCGCTGTATCTCCCCGACAACCCGGCCCTGGAGCAGATCCGGCAGGTGCTGCAGGGGCTGCGCGAGGTGCGGGCGGCAGGCCAGGAGCAAAGTTCCGGGGCGGGATTATAG
- a CDS encoding FAD-binding oxidoreductase, giving the protein MVQATSLPRNEAGIAAAIETLQQRFGDRLQTGQAIREQHGHTTTWITNQAPDAVAFPVSTEEVSEIVSVCAEHGVPVIPFGTGTSLEGHVNAPAGGICIDMMRMDKILKVHAEDLDVVVQPGVTREQLNTYLRDQGLFFPIDPGANASLGGMAATRASGTNAVRYGTMKDNVIALEAVMADGGVIRTAQRARKSSAGYDLTRLLVGSEGTLGLITELTLKLQGIPEAIRSARCSFRSVDEACRAVMMTIQYGIPVARIELLDEMSVRAANAYSGLDLPETPLLLLEFHGSDAGVVEQADIFASIAGEFGGFDIAATSTAEERSKLWQARHDMYWASLQLRPGAKGISTDVCVPISRLAECVGAAREKAEGMGLLAPMVGHVGDGNFHALLLIDMDSDTERRKADEYIGWLNEMAIAMEGTCTGEHGIGQGKRPYLQKELGAATRYMAAVKAALDPENIMNPGKILEI; this is encoded by the coding sequence ATGGTGCAAGCCACATCACTGCCGCGCAACGAGGCCGGGATCGCCGCCGCCATCGAAACGCTGCAGCAGCGTTTCGGCGACCGGCTGCAAACCGGCCAGGCAATCCGCGAGCAGCACGGCCATACCACCACCTGGATCACCAACCAGGCGCCGGACGCGGTGGCCTTTCCGGTCTCCACCGAAGAGGTTTCGGAGATTGTCTCGGTCTGCGCCGAACATGGCGTGCCAGTCATTCCCTTCGGCACCGGCACCTCGCTGGAGGGGCATGTGAACGCACCCGCCGGCGGCATCTGCATCGACATGATGCGGATGGACAAGATCCTGAAGGTCCACGCCGAGGATCTGGACGTGGTGGTGCAGCCCGGTGTCACCCGCGAGCAGCTCAACACCTATCTGCGCGACCAAGGCCTGTTCTTCCCGATCGATCCCGGCGCCAACGCCTCGCTCGGCGGCATGGCGGCGACGCGCGCCTCCGGCACCAACGCGGTGCGCTACGGCACCATGAAGGACAACGTGATCGCGCTGGAGGCGGTGATGGCCGACGGCGGCGTGATCCGCACCGCGCAGCGGGCCCGGAAATCCTCGGCCGGCTATGACCTCACGCGCCTCTTGGTCGGCTCCGAGGGCACCCTCGGCCTGATCACTGAACTCACCCTGAAACTGCAGGGCATCCCGGAGGCGATCCGCTCCGCCCGCTGTTCCTTCCGCTCGGTGGATGAAGCCTGCCGCGCGGTGATGATGACGATCCAGTACGGCATCCCGGTGGCCCGCATCGAGCTGCTGGACGAAATGAGCGTGCGCGCCGCCAATGCCTATTCCGGCCTCGACCTGCCGGAAACGCCGCTCCTGCTGCTGGAATTCCACGGCTCGGACGCGGGCGTGGTGGAGCAGGCGGACATCTTTGCCTCCATCGCCGGTGAATTCGGCGGCTTTGACATCGCCGCCACCTCGACGGCCGAGGAGCGCAGCAAACTGTGGCAGGCGCGCCACGACATGTACTGGGCCAGCCTGCAGCTCAGGCCCGGCGCCAAGGGGATCTCCACCGATGTCTGCGTGCCCATCTCCAGACTGGCCGAATGCGTCGGCGCGGCGCGGGAGAAGGCCGAGGGCATGGGCCTGCTGGCGCCGATGGTCGGCCATGTCGGCGACGGCAATTTCCACGCGCTGCTGCTGATCGACATGGACAGCGACACCGAGCGCCGGAAGGCGGATGAATATATCGGCTGGCTGAACGAGATGGCGATCGCGATGGAGGGCACCTGCACCGGCGAGCACGGCATCGGCCAGGGCAAGCGTCCCTATCTGCAAAAGGAACTGGGCGCGGCGACCCGCTACATGGCGGCGGTCAAGGCGGCGCTGGACCCGGAGAACATCATGAACCCGGGCAAGATCCTGGAGATTTGA
- a CDS encoding GcvT family protein codes for MKTQVKALVVGGGAVGTSIAYHLAKAGWEDVMLIERDELTSGSTWHAAGLLPLFNMSYATTHIHKYSVDFYKTLEEETGLNAGFAVVGNLRMAQTQERMDEYMLYASTAETCDVAYEWLTPDQIKERWPLIETGDLKGAIYHTEDGYINPADVTQAMAKGARQRGVEIVRKMQADAFHWTGTHWEVTCTKMVEKGGNLVESDEKVVITAEHVVTASGNHAQRTAKMLGIKMPAIPVEHTFIVMDQDPELVKWREAGNPEHPVVRDADNESYAREERGGWILGIYERGAPARFEHGVPDSFRADLFPLDLDRIADQYMAMAERVPSCAESGLKDDFNGPICYTPDGNPLVGPAPGLRNMWLAEGFSFGITAAGGTGYYLAQMMVDGEAEIDMASLDPKRYSSNWMTTEFAARKNEECYEHVYILHHPDEERPAARPLRTAPAFDRQKARGAQFGWVNGWERPNYFGPLDAPENFDHDARSFRRGGWWQHAVDEAKAIREGVGLVDATAFTKHIVKGPGATQFLDWFTCNKLPKVGRINLTYALTVAGTTRTEYTIVRLKDDEYYLVSAGAWSEYDADFLKKAIEDKEAEFGRIELQDVTTQWGVFAIAGPKSRDVLKEVIVDADPETALSNKRFPWLSARQIELGMCPVNAIRVAYTGELGWELHHPMEMQNYLFDLLEKAGEKHGMKLVGARAQNWLRQEKSYRAFGNELGRDATPLEADLPRFVDLGKEFHGKAKLEETGVRVKCCTLLIDGPSDADPWGREALYAEDGTRVGRLTSGGYSVAFEKSIGMGYVKPEHAVEGTRLKVKIQDKLWDAVVTCDSPYDPKNETIRKDG; via the coding sequence ATGAAAACCCAAGTCAAAGCACTTGTTGTTGGCGGCGGCGCCGTCGGCACCTCGATTGCCTATCACCTGGCCAAAGCCGGCTGGGAAGACGTCATGCTGATCGAGCGTGACGAGCTGACCTCCGGCTCGACCTGGCATGCAGCCGGCCTTCTGCCGCTGTTCAACATGTCCTATGCGACCACCCACATCCACAAGTACTCGGTCGATTTCTACAAGACCCTGGAAGAGGAAACCGGCCTGAACGCCGGGTTTGCCGTGGTCGGCAACCTGCGCATGGCGCAGACCCAGGAGCGCATGGACGAATACATGCTCTATGCCTCCACCGCGGAAACCTGCGACGTGGCCTATGAGTGGCTGACCCCGGACCAGATCAAGGAGCGCTGGCCGCTGATCGAGACCGGCGACCTGAAGGGCGCGATCTACCACACCGAAGACGGCTACATCAACCCGGCGGACGTGACCCAGGCGATGGCCAAGGGTGCGCGCCAGCGCGGCGTCGAGATCGTCCGCAAGATGCAGGCGGATGCCTTCCACTGGACCGGCACCCACTGGGAAGTCACCTGCACCAAGATGGTCGAGAAGGGCGGCAACCTGGTCGAGTCCGACGAGAAGGTGGTGATCACCGCCGAGCACGTCGTCACCGCTTCGGGCAACCACGCGCAGCGCACCGCCAAGATGCTGGGCATCAAGATGCCGGCGATCCCGGTTGAGCACACCTTCATCGTCATGGATCAGGACCCCGAGCTGGTCAAATGGCGCGAAGCCGGCAATCCGGAGCACCCGGTTGTGCGTGACGCCGACAATGAATCCTATGCCCGCGAAGAGCGCGGCGGCTGGATCCTCGGCATCTACGAGCGCGGCGCACCTGCGCGTTTCGAACATGGCGTTCCGGACAGCTTCCGCGCCGACCTGTTCCCGCTGGACCTGGACCGGATCGCCGACCAGTACATGGCGATGGCAGAGCGCGTTCCGTCCTGCGCCGAATCCGGCCTCAAGGACGACTTCAACGGCCCGATCTGCTACACCCCCGACGGCAACCCGCTGGTCGGCCCGGCACCGGGCCTGCGCAACATGTGGCTGGCGGAAGGCTTCTCCTTCGGCATCACCGCCGCGGGCGGCACCGGCTACTACCTGGCGCAGATGATGGTGGACGGCGAGGCCGAGATCGACATGGCGTCGCTCGACCCCAAGCGCTACTCCTCCAACTGGATGACCACCGAGTTCGCGGCCCGCAAGAACGAAGAGTGCTATGAGCACGTCTACATCCTGCACCACCCGGACGAAGAGCGCCCGGCAGCCCGCCCGCTGCGCACCGCGCCTGCGTTCGACCGCCAGAAGGCCCGCGGCGCACAGTTCGGCTGGGTCAACGGCTGGGAACGCCCGAACTACTTCGGCCCCCTGGACGCACCGGAAAACTTCGACCACGACGCCCGCTCCTTCCGCCGCGGCGGCTGGTGGCAGCACGCTGTGGACGAAGCCAAGGCAATCCGCGAAGGCGTTGGCCTGGTGGATGCAACCGCCTTTACCAAGCACATCGTCAAAGGCCCCGGCGCGACGCAGTTCCTGGACTGGTTCACCTGCAACAAACTGCCCAAGGTCGGCCGCATCAACCTGACCTATGCGCTGACCGTTGCCGGCACCACCCGCACCGAATACACCATCGTCCGCCTGAAGGACGACGAGTATTACCTGGTGTCCGCAGGCGCCTGGTCCGAGTATGACGCCGACTTCCTGAAGAAGGCGATCGAGGACAAGGAAGCCGAGTTCGGCCGCATCGAGCTGCAGGACGTGACCACCCAGTGGGGCGTGTTCGCCATCGCAGGCCCCAAGTCCCGCGACGTTCTGAAAGAGGTGATCGTCGACGCCGATCCGGAAACCGCGCTGTCGAACAAGCGCTTCCCCTGGCTGTCCGCCCGTCAGATCGAACTGGGCATGTGCCCGGTCAACGCGATCCGCGTGGCCTACACCGGTGAGCTGGGCTGGGAACTGCACCACCCGATGGAGATGCAGAACTACCTCTTTGACCTGCTGGAGAAGGCAGGCGAGAAGCACGGCATGAAGCTGGTGGGTGCGCGCGCCCAGAACTGGCTGCGCCAGGAGAAATCCTACCGCGCCTTCGGCAACGAGCTGGGCCGCGACGCGACCCCGCTGGAAGCCGACCTGCCGCGCTTTGTCGACCTCGGCAAGGAGTTCCACGGCAAGGCCAAGCTGGAAGAGACCGGCGTGCGCGTCAAATGCTGCACCCTGCTGATCGACGGTCCGTCGGACGCCGATCCCTGGGGCCGCGAGGCGCTTTATGCCGAGGACGGCACCCGCGTCGGCCGCCTGACTTCCGGCGGCTACTCGGTGGCCTTCGAGAAATCCATCGGCATGGGCTATGTCAAGCCCGAGCACGCGGTGGAAGGCACCCGGCTGAAGGTCAAGATCCAGGACAAGCTGTGGGATGCGGTCGTCACCTGCGACAGCCCCTACGATCCCAAGAACGAGACCATCCGCAAGGACGGCTGA
- a CDS encoding HD domain-containing protein: MLDKSHKPTWTSFQDATPEDWAAVEKYEEAYNAALPDRILDAIRSLDEDWTPYPVNRYQHSLQSATRAYEDGADDEIIVAALVHDTGDILSPYNHGELSAAMMKPYVSEKTYWILKHHCVFQGFYYNHYFGGDRNARDKYRDSPHWEDCRYFCEKYDQCSFDPDYPTKPLEFFEPILRRVLSRGWGHMELAETAEN, from the coding sequence ATGCTGGACAAAAGCCACAAGCCGACCTGGACCAGTTTCCAGGACGCCACGCCCGAGGACTGGGCGGCGGTGGAGAAATACGAAGAGGCCTACAACGCCGCCCTGCCCGACCGGATCCTCGATGCGATCCGCTCGCTGGACGAGGACTGGACCCCTTACCCGGTGAACCGCTACCAGCACTCGCTGCAGTCCGCGACCCGCGCCTATGAGGACGGAGCCGATGACGAGATCATCGTGGCGGCGCTGGTGCATGACACCGGCGACATCCTGTCGCCCTACAACCACGGCGAGCTGTCGGCGGCGATGATGAAGCCCTACGTCAGCGAGAAGACCTATTGGATCCTCAAGCACCACTGCGTGTTCCAGGGCTTCTACTACAACCACTACTTCGGCGGCGACCGCAACGCGCGGGACAAATACCGCGACAGCCCGCATTGGGAGGACTGCCGGTATTTCTGCGAGAAATATGACCAATGCTCGTTTGACCCGGACTACCCGACCAAACCGCTGGAATTCTTCGAGCCGATCCTGCGCCGGGTGCTGTCGCGCGGCTGGGGCCACATGGAACTGGCGGAAACGGCTGAGAACTGA
- a CDS encoding 2-hydroxyacid dehydrogenase, giving the protein MPRDRLSVVVTRRLPEPVETRLSELFDVRLRDDDTPMTRAQLAAALKDADVLVPTVTDTIDAGLLGQAGERLRLIANYGAGVDHIDVATARQRGILVSNTPGVLTDDTADMAMALIMAVVRRMPEGLAVMQKGDWQGWAPTAFLGGRIAGRRLGILGMGRIGQAVAKRAAAFGMQIHYHNRRRLRPETEEKLEATYWESLDQMVARMDVISVNCPSTPSTFHLLNARRLKLMKPSGVIVNTSRGEVIDEHALTRMLRAGEIAGAGLDVYEHGTDINPRLRELPNVVLLPHMGSATIEGRIEMGEKVLLNIKTFEDGHRPPDQVVPSML; this is encoded by the coding sequence GTGCCAAGAGACCGACTGAGTGTTGTTGTTACGCGACGGTTGCCGGAACCCGTGGAGACACGATTGAGCGAGCTGTTCGACGTGCGCCTGCGCGACGATGACACGCCGATGACCCGGGCCCAGCTGGCGGCCGCGCTGAAGGATGCCGATGTGCTGGTGCCCACCGTCACCGATACCATCGATGCGGGCCTTCTGGGCCAGGCGGGCGAGCGGCTGCGGCTGATCGCCAACTACGGCGCCGGCGTCGATCACATCGATGTGGCGACGGCCCGCCAGCGCGGCATCCTGGTGTCCAACACGCCGGGCGTGCTGACGGATGACACCGCCGACATGGCCATGGCGCTGATCATGGCGGTGGTGCGGCGGATGCCGGAGGGCCTGGCGGTGATGCAGAAGGGCGACTGGCAGGGCTGGGCGCCGACCGCGTTTCTGGGCGGGCGGATTGCCGGGCGGCGCCTTGGCATCCTTGGCATGGGCCGCATCGGCCAGGCGGTGGCCAAACGCGCCGCGGCTTTCGGGATGCAGATCCATTACCACAACCGCCGCCGCCTGCGCCCCGAGACCGAGGAGAAGCTCGAGGCCACCTATTGGGAGAGCCTCGACCAGATGGTGGCGCGGATGGACGTGATCTCGGTCAACTGCCCGTCGACGCCGTCGACCTTTCACCTGCTGAACGCGCGGCGGCTGAAGCTGATGAAGCCCTCGGGCGTCATCGTGAACACCTCGCGCGGCGAGGTCATCGACGAGCACGCGCTGACCCGGATGCTGCGCGCCGGTGAAATCGCCGGTGCCGGCCTCGATGTCTATGAGCACGGCACCGACATCAACCCGCGCCTGCGCGAGCTGCCGAACGTGGTGCTGCTGCCGCATATGGGCTCCGCCACCATCGAGGGGCGGATCGAGATGGGCGAAAAGGTGCTGCTCAATATCAAGACCTTCGAGGACGGCCACCGCCCGCCGGACCAGGTGGTGCCCTCGATGCTGTAA
- a CDS encoding SH3 domain-containing protein — MALRHLAASVLVLALTGAVCAAEARGPVTNLPLPRYVSMKAAAGNVRRGPSLTHKIDWVFKRRGMPLEITAEYGHWRRVQDREGAGGWVHYALLSGVRTVLVEEDMLTVHARPDSRAPVTAAFELGVVARLGECGTSWCEISAGGYSGWAPKKKLWGVAPDELRE, encoded by the coding sequence ATGGCACTGCGCCATCTGGCAGCGTCAGTCCTGGTTCTGGCGCTGACGGGCGCCGTTTGCGCGGCTGAAGCCCGCGGCCCGGTCACCAACCTGCCGCTGCCCCGCTATGTCTCGATGAAGGCGGCAGCCGGCAATGTGCGCCGCGGGCCGTCGCTGACGCACAAGATCGACTGGGTGTTCAAACGCCGCGGCATGCCGCTGGAGATCACCGCCGAATACGGCCACTGGCGCCGGGTGCAGGACCGCGAAGGCGCCGGCGGCTGGGTGCATTACGCGCTTTTGTCCGGCGTGCGGACAGTGCTGGTCGAGGAGGACATGCTGACCGTGCACGCCCGCCCCGACAGCCGCGCGCCGGTGACCGCCGCCTTCGAACTCGGCGTGGTGGCGCGGCTTGGCGAATGCGGAACCAGCTGGTGCGAAATCTCGGCCGGCGGCTACAGCGGCTGGGCGCCGAAGAAGAAGCTCTGGGGCGTCGCCCCGGACGAGCTGCGCGAGTAA